acgcaatcattaacttactgctccgagtttagatgctatgggtcttttagcaactaatccacatggcgaggaaacaaattgatttgttgtttgtatatattttgaaacacttgataaattaaactggaaaaaatttgcattaaatcacaatattaagaaaaaaaatcgcaattagattattttacaaaatctttcAGCCCTACTAAATACCTGCATTGCAGGTTTTGTTAGTCAGGAATGGTTTGTAGGTTCTTTTAGAGAACAAATAtaagataatatttagtttcctGACCAACACTGCAGTAGATTATATATAATGTTTTGCAGCATattcttttttgtctgtgtaATAATGTCATCTCTGTTTAGGTTATTTGGTGGAGAGCTGCCGCCAGCATTGCCTGGTCGGTCCTGCTGTTGCCGCCCACCACAGCAGTTTTTGTGATACTCAGCAAGTTCAGTTTTCTTCACCCTATCCAGACAGTTTCAGGTCAGTCATCACATCGTCTTCACTGTTTGACCCGTTTACATGACtcatttaaaaatctgtttaaataaaaaaaaaaaaaaaaaaaacttttcttgtGACCCCAGATTGCCTGTCTCTGCTGATGAGTGCCAATTCAATTTTCTCCTTCATCCTGCTTGGTGGAGTGGTCATCATGGTTGGGTTCTTGATTTTGGAGTATTATACAGGTGAGTGGCagacagctgtaaaaaaaaaaaaagtaatttctttgTCATTGGGGTTGAGGGTTTTTGAAACTTAGatttaagagaaaataaagaaatgtgttacctttttaaaattgtgttttcccgcttttttttttcttttaccggTTTTTATCGTTTGGTCAGTTACTGGAGGATTTGTTTTGGTGCAGCCAAAGCACtggtatattaaaataagtgtttGTCATTTAATTTGCCAAtagattttgttcattttttgaTCTACCACGACTCTCTTTATCCTTAGTTATCCCGACTATTGCCTGCTCAAAAATTGCATTGTTGGGTCAGCTGCTCCACCCTCGTCAGGTTGTCAACTCCCTTGCCCACGGCCTGATGGGAATGATTGTAGGCTGGTGTTGTGCAGTCACTGTGGGCCACAGATATGAGACGCTCGGCTACCCTGCTAGAAGTAGTGATGGGTAAGTAGATGCCAGGCCAGACTCGGTTTTTAATTTGTCAGTACTTTAACCAACTACTTCAGAGGTTTTTGTGTTTACGCCCACAGCCATCCTCAGATGTGCCTCAATGAGTACCACCTCGTTTTTCTGCTGGCAGGAGCATTTGTGGGGTTCTCTCACAGTTTGCTGGGAGTGATCCATAACATCAATTATGTCTACTTTCACACTGTCCAGGTACGATATGATACCAGTGACATTTACAGTACCACTCGGTTTTAATGTACTCATCATTAGCATGAATCTGGTCttatttgtggttttattttttattatttcttaatACAAACCATATTTTTCCAGCAAGTAATGATGGAAGCTGTTATTTGGGTTCACAacgtgttcaaaagaagcccaattggcaacactttttttttttagattttgggagTTTGAGATAATTTTTTCGCAGCACCACAGTGGTCACAGAGCtagtgttcagcctgaagcaaataaaatgctgaaaaaaatagacatccccctttaatttgtttctgcagcatgTCTGCTCAGACGTACTGTGCGCATACCATGAGCCGCAGGGATGTTTTATTCTTCATAGTCAATAGCACcgattgcctacatttcttgtgaaaaattcctacatttcccacacttTTTGCCGGTGGCACGAAGTGGGGGGAAAGCAGCGTGTACGTTAATCTAGTCGGTACGTAGAGTCGTTTCTTCTCCAGCAGGCAGCCACCAGGCATCTGTTGGGtcctccttgtttttttttttttttttttttgttttcctgaaaaAGTTATCAGCTCTTTGCTAATGCTCGTATTTCAGTTTGACTACATGTGCGCGCAGGGCCCGCTGCAGTGTCCTGCTCGTTTGGTAGATTCAGGGTTTAACTGTTTACTGTAAATTCTGCAATTCTGTCCGTGTTTTCTGCCTCACGGAAACTATAGTGCCCCAGCAACAAGCTACTTTATTGATACCTTGAAGATTACATAGTCCTCCAATATGGGAGAAAATTTACTTGGCTCTGAAACAGCAGCTTTATTGAGTTGTAGGAGCATGAAGTAGGCTGCTGATGCTGATCGCTGCTGATGCTGATCGCTGCTGATGCACACTGGAGTGAGGGTGGGTGGTCTATGTGCGTTGTTTAAAAATAccagggttttgtttttttggggtgggggggttatcTTCCTGGGCGGGTCTGAAGTAGAGTCTATGTATGGGAAACACTGGCCATAATTTAAGTGATTTAACTGCGGAtctgaaattatgttgcagtcTCTAACTTAATTCATCACCTGCATTGTGTAGCTTAACaccccctcagcatgatgctaccatgACCATGCCTGACAGCCGGTTTGGTGTTTTGGTATAAAAAGCTTCATCTTGTGTCCTCTAAATCCTAGATATTATCTTTGTGGCAAAGTAGTGAGGTATTtttgtaatagtaatagtaatatcgcctttattgttattgtaacatacattgcaatgaaatttgttctctgcatttaacccatcaccctttgGGAGCAGtaggctgccactgtgcggcgcccggggagcaatcgggggttaagggtcttgctcagggacccagagtgtcggcactggggatcgaaccgggtacttgcatccttctctgagtgcaagcgcgctgctctaaccactcggccacaccCCCCCCTCCCTATTTTTGTCATCTAGCCATATTGTTTTCCAAATCTAGGCATTTGGCTTGTCCATGTgtccaaaagaaaaagacaaaaattatGTCAAATCTGACAACTTGGAAGCAGGAGctattttctttgtcttcttagGACGTTGATCctaaatgcatcaaaaaagaTTCTGAAGTGGATAGAGCGTGCTGACGTTAAGCTTTGGGAAAGTCCTGACTTCATTTATACTAAACAGTTTCATATTACGCTTAACAGTCAGGCTTGTGCCAGGAAACTAAGCAATTTCAACAAACTCAATATGAACTTAAATCTCTCTACCATGAAAAGGGTTCAAATATCCACCAGAATTGGACCAGAAACCTGCTGATAGCTTTGAAATATATGGTTTTGCTGcaaatctttaaagaaaatatctgtAGACATTCATCTATAGTTTTCACCATGTGTAGataagaaaaactccccattcaGTTAAAATGTATGCACAACATTCTTCTCAAAACTTTTGTTGCTAAACATATTAACCCTATGTATTCAAAGTTAAAGTCCTTATAATAAAAAGAGGAGATTCAGGTCTATGATGGGTGTATGCAAACTTCTGACCTGACTAGTGGCTTCAACTTTATTGCCAATATTAATCCCAATGTAAACTGATTCACACCTCTTACTAACCAACCTGTTCCGGGTTCCTCAGCAATACAAATACCTCCATTTCAAGGGCTCCCTGCCTTTGGTGGTGAAGTGCAGCGCCATTCAAGCCTTTTACTCCATGAGGAACTTCATAGTCGTGTATTTCTTTCTGGGTAAGTGACTGTGCTGTTATTTATGGCAAATTATCACAACATTTCCTGCACAACCTTTTGatgtgaaatgtatttatttaggatACATTCCAAAAACCTGGATCTGCAAAACTCTGACTCTTCATTTGGACAGGTATGTTTTCTACATCAGTACCATTACACGTTTCTGGCTTTAACACCATCGCGAGGAATTAAATGAGCAGTGTTGTCTTTGAATCTTCCTCccgcagctctgtccatcctcTCGACAGCATAGCTGGACTTCTGGACCTGTCCCTCCTCTACCACCTCTGGATCAGCGCTACCTTCCTCCTCTTCACCTGGTACATCACATTGCTGCTCTTTAGGATCTTTGTCACAGAGGCAAGTGAACTCATACGTGTTTTTCCAGACTCGCTCACAGTAAAAGTAAACTGACATTCATttgtaatgtttattttgtgtgcATTATATGTTACTATGCGAGTTAGTTTTACTTTTAGCAGACTTGAagatttggctgttttttttaaaggtttcacTCCCTACGTCTGAGGAAGAAGCTTCAGAGTTTTTTGCAAATTGAATAATTTATGATTTGACAGTGATTTATGGGGTACCTCGGGGTTCAGTATTATAACCTTTTATGTTCCTTGTATAGAAGGTTCTAGGTCACAATTTAATTTAAGTGTCTCTGCATTCCAGCATAAAAATGTTATGCTGTAATGCCGTTATGTGATGATTTTTATCTAGAGTGACTTACTGTAGAGTTGTACGATAAAACTACATGAAGTACAGGAATTGTGGCTGTATAAAAACCAGGTTAATGTTTCTGAATACATCCTGTAAACTTACTGGAGTGAAATGTGATGGACCAGAACAAAGTGGCCCATAtttgttaagtggaaggaaaaagtatgCATGGAATATGAATTTTTTTGTTAgactaataaaaatcaaatgtgtgTGGTGCATTTTGTACACAGTACCCTTTTTACCCTGGtatccttaaataaaatccagattaaGTTATATAAAGATGGGTTCATATTACTCATTAGGGGTCCTCTGAAGGCAATTCTTTACACTTAGATCGGGTCATGGCATCAGCAAATGGGCTTAAATCAAAGGGGAACCGGACTTTCACATAGTTTTTCTGAAAAGTTTCTGACACCTATacaggagtctttgtcatttCTGGCTGGTCGTATTTCAGCAACCTGTTGCAAACCGTCAGaaatgacaaagactcctggataggtgtcagaAACGTTTCAGAAAAACAGAGTataagtccagttgcctccgttTTAAGCCAGTTTGCTGGTCGATACCATGAGCATCATCAGACGGAAGGTTAAATATTGAGACTGTTTTAGAATCTGGATCAGTCTGGCATgagaaaaatgtgggttttgatttttatttatgtaatttttttttgtgtgcaggtGTACAGTTTTCCTGTAAAATCAACGTTTACAGATGATTCCCACCAGTGTCTTCCCAAAGTTCTTACTGATAACCAGCCAATGATCCTGAAGGTATAAGAATCAGCTTGCAGATCATTACAGTACACGCCCATATTTGTCTGGTCACTGACGTTTCTCTTTCTGTGAATTTTAGTTTCTAGCCCTGCAGGACTTGGCGCTGTTGTCCAAACATTCTCCGTCAAGACGCAGTGAAGTCTTCAGTCTCAGTCAGCCAGGTCTGCCACGTTTCCCACAGttctttttgatttatttatttttctcctttttgttgtCAACACGATAGTTTGACTTATGGCAACATTTTCCCCCTAGGTGGACATCCTCATAACTGGAACACGGTGAGTAAAGAGTGTCTGGCTCTGGTGGCTGATCTGACGCAGAGACTGGTGGCTTATCATGAAACTGTAGCAACCAACGGGAGGGCCAAGTCTCTGTCAAGTGGGAGTGAAAGGAAAACTTCCTCCGAGACCTCAGGTAATTTCCTTTACAAGTGTTTTGATAAGGATAAAGCTTTTAAGAGAAATGCTAACCTCACtctagccagatgaatttcgctccgcctagttccacctacatccatctgggacctctccataggaattgccttttttgaaggctgggccttatcaaaaatccttgcatatgattggataagccacttgtctgtcatctttatcgacgtgctatttaaaccactcacaccgaagctgatgagagcgacgcaggaaaaaacaaaacttttttttgtgtgtttgcggctctagtagCACgggttttattgacagtgagctgacatgaagaggggggaagacaggcagcaaagcgccgcgggtcggagtcgatcccgggccgaccgtgtgaaggactaaaggcctcctaatatggttcacgctaaccgctccgccgcagaaaacaaaacttgccaaatcgggtcgggagaagggcgaaaacattgtttccaccaacaaaagccttcagagccgttctctgatgttcttttaataaaacaatatttggtagattggacaacacggaagaaatagcagcatcaatgttaacgcttgcttcctcgatgcgagccgccattgttgtctaaatcaaaacagtctcacgtcacggtcgcttctccactacgtcacatctatgaaactccagccctgcatcctgattggctggactataaaattggttgaagaaatcactctctatgggagatgtcccagatggatgtgagtgaagctaggcggagcgatatcaatctggctagagtcaggttagagaAATACACCTTTTctaatatatctttttttttttttttttattattcatcaaAGCAACCTCTGGTACAGAAGACTTGATGAGTCCAAGACCCACTTTCCTAATGAAGACTCCAGCTTCAATTTTTGCCCGCTCCGTTGCCAGAGGTCCGCACAGCCCCCTGACTTCACCGTTCACGTCGGACCTGGACAGCCCCTTCGCTTCGCCCGCCCTGCGTCGGCTCACCGCTCCGGTGGATCAGTGCTCGCCGTGGCACGGCTCGATACAGAGCCCGCACATCATGAGGAGGGGGCCCCAACTCTGGTCCACCTCCACAGGTCAGAGCGGCGTTAAAGAAAGTTCGCATTCTACATTTGGTGTCTTAATGTTTAAGAACAAAGCGTGTTTAACTTACCTTGTCTTCCTGTTTTGGTGGTGTAGTATTGGTAATGAGGCTGTGTGTTGTTTCAGAGTCTCATGCCAACGGCAGCCCACCTCCCTCTCCAGCCTCGGTTCCCAGTCCCAAACAAGAACCCGCCAAACCAAGTTTCCTGGCTCAGTTCCTTCAGAACAGAAAAGAGCAGGTACAAACAAGTCAGAAGGTTTTACTAAAAGAAGACAAAGTATCTGAAATTAAGATACAAATACAATATCTTAAAGGGAGTACACCtctcacatttttgtaaatctttTCTCTTTCTGGGACCCATGTGATATGACACTGATGCAGTGTAGTGTGTGTACAGCCTGTGGAGGGGCGTCTTCTCAAATTAGCTCAACACACAGCAATTAATAGCTGAAGTGCTGCTCCTTATTCCTCCATGAAGAAATCAGACTTGCTGGATGTTGGAAACCTCCAATTTCTGGAAGCCCCGCATATGTTTAATGGGGTTTTAGGCGGTGATGGTCTTGGAGGTGTGTCTGGGGTCGTTATCGTGTTGGAGCCCAGTTTCCAAAGAATGCTTCAGTATGTAACGGAACATGTTGGCATTCATGGTTCCCTCAATGAACtgtacccccctcccccctcccctccaacGGTCCACAGCCGTCCAAAGTCATGCTGGACTGTAGGCAAAACATATTGGTCTTTCTTTGCACCATGTTGCCGCCGCACGCTTGACACCATCTGAACCAAATAAGTTTATcttggtctcatcagaccacaCGAACACGGTTGCTTGTGTAGAGCAAACTGCTTTTGGGCTTTCTTCTGTATCGTCTTTAGAAGAGTCCTTCCTCTGGAGCAACAACCATGCAGACCCATTTAATGCGTATTGTCTGAGCATTGACAGGCTGATCAACTTCTTTAGTCGACCACGGCTTGGCCTGTTCTAAGTGGAACCTGTCCTGTTAAACCGCTCTATGGTGTCCGCTACCGTCCTGCAGCTCGGTTTCAGGGTGCTGGCATTCTTCTCACGTCCACCGTCGTCTTTATGTAGAGCAACAATATTGTTTCAGATCAGAGGTGCATGTCAAACCTCCACTGATCAGTATGGATATAATGAGAGCGATGACTACACCAGAGACCCTGTAATACTAACAAATCCCATATCACAGGGAGGGGAAAATGGCTAATTGGGCATGATTtggacattttcttttaggGGTGGGCACACTTTTGTTGCCAGCAGTTTAGACATTAATGGCTGTGATATTTTGAGGGGAGAgcaaatttaaaacctttatacAAGCTGTACACTGACTCCTTTtatatcaggggtgtcaaactcattttggttgaggggccgcatacagattaatctgatctcaagagggccacacgagtaaactcattgcaagattaaatagaactaataaatgtggacttgttgatttttatattaagttaatttcacgtttacacaatatattatgaataacctcagcgtttttaagaaaagtatgtgcaatttcaacaatacttttactcagttaaacatttacttgtgcattatgcataagaaccgatcacagtgattgtacaatgttgaaaaacatttattcacattttttggaacttaaaaacactgttctgcatgacaaaatacatcaaacagataaaaattaagaaatgatttgaatttttccacacctgaagcttaatctgctaatgaaaacacagcgccccctcgtggacaatataggaactgtatattttcaattaaacgaagtacatgtttttttcaataattgtcttatcattcttttccttttatcttgtccacttgtgaaagtcaaatctgatgagctcgttgtggcatcttattgccacattgccagacaggacactggggggaattttttttttttttttttttttttttttttttttttttataatgataatgcgtttagccacagggccggactaaattgttcggcggtcCGGATCCGGCCcgtgggccgtatgtttgacacccctgttttatATTGTATGAAAGTGATCATATTTCCAGTGTGGTCCCATGAATAGATATAATCCagtatttacagaaaatgtgaGGGGTGTCAGAAAAATGTTTGAGGAGCCTAGCAGCAGTTTTTTATccaaacatgtatttatttatttattttttgctggaaGTACGGCTCCACCTTAAATAATAGTCTGACATGAGAACTAGGTGTTATCGCTATTATCTG
This genomic window from Fundulus heteroclitus isolate FHET01 chromosome 6, MU-UCD_Fhet_4.1, whole genome shotgun sequence contains:
- the ndc1 gene encoding nucleoporin NDC1 isoform X1, which codes for MFPSETSCWFIRKVIWWRAAASIAWSVLLLPPTTAVFVILSKFSFLHPIQTVSDCLSLLMSANSIFSFILLGGVVIMVGFLILEYYTVIPTIACSKIALLGQLLHPRQVVNSLAHGLMGMIVGWCCAVTVGHRYETLGYPARSSDGHPQMCLNEYHLVFLLAGAFVGFSHSLLGVIHNINYVYFHTVQQYKYLHFKGSLPLVVKCSAIQAFYSMRNFIVVYFFLGYIPKTWICKTLTLHLDSSVHPLDSIAGLLDLSLLYHLWISATFLLFTWYITLLLFRIFVTEVYSFPVKSTFTDDSHQCLPKVLTDNQPMILKFLALQDLALLSKHSPSRRSEVFSLSQPGGHPHNWNTVSKECLALVADLTQRLVAYHETVATNGRAKSLSSGSERKTSSETSATSGTEDLMSPRPTFLMKTPASIFARSVARGPHSPLTSPFTSDLDSPFASPALRRLTAPVDQCSPWHGSIQSPHIMRRGPQLWSTSTESHANGSPPPSPASVPSPKQEPAKPSFLAQFLQNRKEQVKNFMAKRVLIMYLFNKLPEASSQALFADSQAHIWALEALSYLVQASFTEDQFGVVQTTLPSILSSMLHLQEAVDRHFKLPHASSKPVRSTNSMEDFAFKTLRFALRATLKTAIYRITTTFGSHLNAVQMSGEHRKRLQQFLEFKE
- the ndc1 gene encoding nucleoporin NDC1 isoform X2, which translates into the protein MFPSETSCWFIRKVIWWRAAASIAWSVLLLPPTTAVFVILSKFSFLHPIQTVSDCLSLLMSANSIFSFILLGGVVIMVGFLILEYYTVIPTIACSKIALLGQLLHPRQVVNSLAHGLMGMIVGWCCAVTVGHRYETLGYPARSSDGHPQMCLNEYHLVFLLAGAFVGFSHSLLGVIHNINYVYFHTVQQYKYLHFKGSLPLVVKCSAIQAFYSMRNFIVVYFFLGYIPKTWICKTLTLHLDSSVHPLDSIAGLLDLSLLYHLWISATFLLFTWYITLLLFRIFVTEVYSFPVKSTFTDDSHQCLPKVLTDNQPMILKFLALQDLALLSKHSPSRRSEVFSLSQPGGHPHNWNTVSKECLALVADLTQRLVAYHETVATNGRAKSLSSGSERKTSSETSATSGTEDLMSPRPTFLMKTPASIFARSVARGPHSPLTSPFTSDLDSPFASPALRRLTAPVDQCSPWHGSIQSPHIMRRGPQLWSTSTESHANGSPPPSPASVPSPKQEPAKPSFLAQFLQNRKEQLPEASSQALFADSQAHIWALEALSYLVQASFTEDQFGVVQTTLPSILSSMLHLQEAVDRHFKLPHASSKPVRSTNSMEDFAFKTLRFALRATLKTAIYRITTTFGSHLNAVQMSGEHRKRLQQFLEFKE